One Paracidovorax avenae ATCC 19860 genomic region harbors:
- a CDS encoding ABC-type transport auxiliary lipoprotein family protein, with protein MAHHAVTPRARGLWAVALAAAALMAGCSALPAPPPRADVYDFGPGPLAQAPAERGAPLPPIALPEVAVAGPVEGSTAVLYRLAYDDPRHLRPYGQARWSQPPAQLVQQALRDQLGLRRPVLMGDEGASQLVDTGKPPAVLRVEIEEFSQVFQAPKASTGVLRLRASLADSTQAGEKLVAQRVFVIQRPAPTADARGGTLAMAEAAAQASQEVAQWVEQMGR; from the coding sequence ATGGCACACCACGCAGTCACTCCCCGGGCCCGCGGCCTCTGGGCCGTCGCCCTTGCGGCCGCAGCGCTCATGGCGGGTTGCTCCGCCCTGCCCGCGCCACCGCCCCGGGCCGACGTGTACGACTTCGGTCCCGGCCCGCTGGCGCAAGCGCCTGCAGAGCGCGGTGCGCCGCTACCGCCCATCGCGCTGCCGGAGGTGGCCGTCGCGGGGCCGGTCGAGGGCAGCACCGCCGTGCTGTACCGCCTGGCCTACGACGATCCGCGCCACTTGCGCCCCTACGGCCAGGCACGCTGGAGCCAGCCGCCCGCGCAGCTCGTGCAGCAGGCCCTGCGCGACCAGCTCGGCCTGCGCCGCCCCGTGCTCATGGGCGACGAAGGCGCATCGCAGCTCGTCGATACCGGCAAACCGCCCGCGGTGCTGCGCGTCGAGATCGAGGAGTTCAGCCAGGTCTTCCAGGCGCCCAAGGCCAGCACCGGCGTGCTGCGGCTGCGTGCCTCGCTCGCCGACTCCACCCAGGCCGGCGAGAAGCTCGTCGCCCAGCGCGTATTCGTCATCCAGCGCCCGGCCCCCACTGCCGACGCGCGCGGCGGCACGCTCGCCATGGCCGAGGCGGCCGCCCAGGCGTCGCAGGAGGTGGCGCAGTGGGTGGAGCAGATGGGGCGGTAG